The bacterium DNA window AGCTGCATTTGCTGTATTCGGTGACTTGACGACCTACTCGATTCGTTGTAACATCGAACGGAAACGCCCCTATCATAACGCGATGTTGTATCTCGCTTATGGCGGCTTCGATTACGATAATAATTCCGATATTAATGCTCGTGGCGCGGGTGCCGGATTTGGATTAGAATGGTTCCTGCGGAAATTACCGGAATTGGGTTTTGGTGTCGATATCGGATTTGTCCGCTACTTCCACTCCGGTACGAAGTGGGATGGCTATTATACTGTTAGACAAGACGACTACACCACAATGACTGGCGGCGCCGGTATTCATTACTACATGAAGTAGAATTTCCGTAACTCTTTGTTATGAGAAAAACCGAAGCAACCGCTTCGGTTTTTTCATGTAAGAATTAGTAGAATTGTGAGTGGGCTTCTGCGAGATTTCAACTCAACGAACTAACAACAGCTTTCCCGCGAAAAGCTTTGGTGCATTCTGGTTGGAAATCTCTGCCCGATAGAGATACACCCCGCTTGCCAATTCTGGGGCAGCGCGCCACGGAAAACGATGATTCCCCGCCCCGATGGCCCCGCGATACAGTTGGGCAACTTCATTCCCTTGTACGTCGAAGATTGCCAATCGGAGATTGCTTGCCTCCGGTATCGCTAAGGATAAATTCGCTGTGGAATTAAAGGGATTGGGTGCCACCGCTATCGCATACTCGGATGGCAAAATCGTTGACGAAGTAATCACTGAATTAGTCACAATGGAAAAGTCACTATCCGACTCGTCAGTCAGAAACTCATACATATCGGACACAATCCGGATTCTGGCGTGCGTCGTATTCACCCGGTCGATAAACCATGGACTGATGCCATCGTGTTGAATATTCTCTAAAATGGGAATCCAAGTCCCATTGGGATAATCAAGGTTGATACTAACGGTGATGGTGCCCGGGAAACCGCCGCCATACCAGCGCAAAGTGTCGGTGGTTCCTCCGTCATATACTTCTCCGCCATTGGGTGTTAACAATCGTAATTCTGGTACAGCCACTGAGTAAACGCTAAAGGAACGAAAATCGCTCACATATAACGTATTGTTAACTTTCGTAATGCCAACCGGATATGAATTGTAATACCAACCGATTAACTGCGGATCGATGGGGTTCGCAATGTTCAGCATGTACAATCCCGAGCCAGCATTTCCGACAAACAGCGTATCGCCAGACAACACGACATCATGGGTGATCCCGCCGCGACCATCGATCCAAGTGGCGGCGACGAATGGTGCTGTTGGATTCACAATATTCACAATTTTTAATCCACTTTGGTAATTTGCGACGTAGGCATAATCACCTCGAACGACACACCTTCTTGTTAGCCCCGGAAGAGCACAAACACCGACCTCTGTCGGTTGGAGTGGATTCGAAATATCAACTATGCGAAAACCGGCATACCAACAACTAAGGTAAGCATAGTTACCTTGTACGGCGATACCCTCCGCACGATCCGGCATTTGCAGAGTTTGCAGTATTGATGGTGAGGTTACATTGGCAATGTTTGCTATCACCAAACCGGCATTGCGGTCGCTAATGAATGCTGTTTGTCCAACAACCTCCATTTGCGTCGGATGTCCACCGGTAGTAAAGGTGGTAGTTAATAACGGTGCAGTGGGAACGCTCATATTGTAAATTTTTACATCGGTGCCGGGCGAAAATATGTAGAAATAGTTTTGTAGGCGGTAAATTGGAAATCCTTGTTCCATCTGTAAAAATCCGACATTCTGCGGGTTGATCGGATTGGAGATATCCCAAATCTTGATACCGATGGTGTATATGCCTTCGAAGAGGTAATTATCATACAATGTGGTCGCCCACACCTGACCGGATGGCTGCGATTCGCGAAACCGCAAAGATAAATTGAGCGAATCCTGTGCGAAGCAGGGGGTTGCAAAAGTTGCGGTTAGTAAGAAAAAGAAAAGCCTGTAGAATCGTAGGCGCGATTGCGTTGCGTTGTTACAGCTGGGTGGATAATGAGTCATGATTTGACCCTCGAATTGTCGACTATTGCCATGATACGTATACGCTGTATCAAGCGCAAGTATATACAATCAATTCTGTTTTTTTTCCCAATTCGGAACGGATTGAATTGCCGCCATCGTTTGTCGTAAGTCTTGTGTTCGCTGCTTTTGCGTTATCCATTTGATGTGCCAACGGCCATGTTGGAGGAGTTCCCGTTTTACGACCAGACCGTCGACTCCGAGGAGTCCTAATGTAAAACGTGAGAGTAGAAATACTGACTGATAATCAAAACCAGTTGAAACTAGAACAATTGCGCCTTGGTACCCCAACCGCCTCAACTTTGGTACCATGAAAAGTCCCGCGCCGGGATGTTCCATAGTGATATCGGAAAATACCGCAGTGTACTTGGCTGGATTCGCTTGAATCGTATCTACTCCGGATTTTGCATTCCAGACATGATCAACTAAATAGCCGGCGTGTTCGAGCACCGCCCGTACCCATTCAGCGTACTTCGCATTATCGTCGACGATGAGTATTCGTTGTTCAGGCATTGAGGTATCTTATAAA harbors:
- a CDS encoding T9SS type A sorting domain-containing protein, which translates into the protein MRFRESQPSGQVWATTLYDNYLFEGIYTIGIKIWDISNPINPQNVGFLQMEQGFPIYRLQNYFYIFSPGTDVKIYNMSVPTAPLLTTTFTTGGHPTQMEVVGQTAFISDRNAGLVIANIANVTSPSILQTLQMPDRAEGIAVQGNYAYLSCWYAGFRIVDISNPLQPTEVGVCALPGLTRRCVVRGDYAYVANYQSGLKIVNIVNPTAPFVAATWIDGRGGITHDVVLSGDTLFVGNAGSGLYMLNIANPIDPQLIGWYYNSYPVGITKVNNTLYVSDFRSFSVYSVAVPELRLLTPNGGEVYDGGTTDTLRWYGGGFPGTITVSINLDYPNGTWIPILENIQHDGISPWFIDRVNTTHARIRIVSDMYEFLTDESDSDFSIVTNSVITSSTILPSEYAIAVAPNPFNSTANLSLAIPEASNLRLAIFDVQGNEVAQLYRGAIGAGNHRFPWRAAPELASGVYLYRAEISNQNAPKLFAGKLLLVR
- a CDS encoding response regulator; this encodes MPEQRILIVDDNAKYAEWVRAVLEHAGYLVDHVWNAKSGVDTIQANPAKYTAVFSDITMEHPGAGLFMVPKLRRLGYQGAIVLVSTGFDYQSVFLLSRFTLGLLGVDGLVVKRELLQHGRWHIKWITQKQRTQDLRQTMAAIQSVPNWEKKQN